GGGCTCATGTAGCTCGACTGCCCGCCGTACCGACTATTTCCGTAGCGGTCGCCACCCCGACGGTCACTGGAATACCGATCGCCGGAGTGCCGGTCACCGGGATGCCGGTCACCTCCGCGATAATCCCGGTTACCGTAATCCCCTCGGGGTGGTCGAGAGTATCCTCCCGATCGATCGTACCCACCCCGATTTTGGTCGTACCCGCCTTGTCGGCCGTAGCCACCGTCCCCTCGGTCGTAACCACCGCGCGATTGATAGCCACCGTAGCTATCACTACGGAAAATTTTGTTAGTCAGCGATTTATGATTTCTAAAAAGCTTGGAGTACTGAAAGCTAGGAATCTTTCCCACTTCTCGCCAAGCGGCTTGTAGCTCTTTAGCTCGCTCCCGGGCCTCTTGCTTGTCTGGGGCGCGCAATAGCTGGTACAAATCGTTGTTGATTTCTCGGTAGCGCCTCATCCGATCGTACATCATCTGCTTACGCTCCTCAAAAAACTTCTTACGTCGCTGGAAGAAATTATCCAAAATCTCATTGAACCTTCCTTCAATCTCTTCCTGGTACTCTTCATCTACTGCTCCGGTCTTAATCCATTTGCCTTTTACTTCTTTTAGTTGGTCGGTGGCCTCTTGCCAATCGGAGCTAAATTCAAAGGGCTCAGCTTCCGCAATTAAGGCTCGTTTAATTTCTAAGTTCTTTATCCGGTTTTGGGCAATAATCTCCCGCAGCTTTTCTTCAATGACATCGAGCCGTTCGTACAATTGCGTGTATTCACCTAGTGCATCAAATTTTGCTAGGCTCTCTCGCATGTGAATCAGCTTCATAAGGTACGATCCCTTGTTTTCTGATTCCTCTACCGACTGTTCTAGCTGAGCGACTTTGTTCTCGGCCATCGTAAAACGATCTTCGAAGTATTTGATGGTAGAAGCCTCGCTCTCGCGTACTTCGCCAATTTCGCGTGCAGGGTATTCAAGAAATGCGTTTCGGTAAATCTTACCGTCTTGAATGAATCCGAATGGTGTGGTTGCCTGATCCAATGTTATTAGGGTTTAAAGTTGATAATGCCGGATTTAAATAAACCGGAATTCGGTAAATAGTTATTGAAATATGTGGTTTTACTCTACTATTGTTCGCAATGATTACGATTTTTCAGAAATTACGCAAAAATATCATTTAATTACCGATTATCTGAAAATAGCTAAGAGCTATTATTATCTAAACGAAGAAATTTCAGATTGTTAAATTATGAGTGACGAAAAGATTATTTTTTCTATGGCCGGGGTTACTAAAACGTATCCCCCACAAAAACAAGTCCTAAAAAACATTTACCTTTCTTTTTTCTACGGAGCTAAGATCGGAGTGTTGGGTTTAAATGGCGCAGGTAAATCATCATTGCTGCGAATTATTGCCGGGATAGATCAAGAATACCAAGGCGAAGTAGTATTCTCTCCGGGCTATTCGGTAGGAATGCTAGAGCAGGAACCCGTGTTTGATCCGGAAAAAACAGTGAAGCAAGTAGTAGAAGAGGGCGTAGCCGAGACGGTTAATCTACTAAAAGAGTTTGAAGCAATCAATGAGAAGTTTGCCGATCCTGCCGTGCTCGAAGACCCTGACGCCATGCAAAAGCTAATTGACCAGCAGGCCGTGGTACAAGAAAAGCTCGACCATGTAAATGCCTGGGAGCTGGATAATAAACTAAATCAGGCAATGGATGCGCTCCGTACTCCCCCCGAAGATGCGGTCGTTAAAAATCTGTCAGGAGGTGAAAAACGCCGGGTTGCGCTGTGTCGATTACTACTTCAGCAGCCGGATGTGCTGTTACTGGATGAGCCTACCAACCACCTAGATGCTGAATCAGTGCATTGGTTGGAGCAGCACCTGCGCCAATACAGCGGTACCGTGATTGCCGTGACCCACGACCGTTATTTTCTGGATAATGTCGCAGGTTGGATTTTAGAGTTAGATCGGGGAGAAGGTATTCCCTGGAAAGGAAATTATTCCTCGTGGCTGGAACAGAAGCAAAAACGATTGGCTGAAGAAGAAAAGTCAGCTTCTAAGCGACAGAAAACACTGGAGCGTGAATTGGAATGGATACGAATGACCCCCAAGGGACGGCACGCCAAAGCGAAGGCACGATTAAATGCTTATGATAAACTACTGAGTGAAGAAGGGCAGGAAAAAGAACAACGGCTAGAGCTATACATACCATCGGGGCCTCGTTTAGGAAATAAAGTGATTGAAGCGGAAGGCTTAGCCAAAGCGTACGGAGAAAAAGTGCTGTTTGAGAATCTGACTTTCTCCTTGCCTCCGGCCGGCATTGTGGGGGTGATCGGCCCCAATGGTGCCGGAAAAACGAGCTTGTTCAAACTAATCACCCAACAGGCCGAACCTGACCAAGGCGAGCTTGAAGTAGGTTCATCGGTAAAACTGGCCTACGTTGATCAAGAACACGACCAGCTAGAACCAAATAAAACCGTTTGGCAGGTGATTTCAGATGGAAATGAATTGATTGAGCTAGGAGGACGACAGATGAACTCTCGAGCGTACGTAAGCCGATTCAACTTTAGTGGCAGCGATCAGGAAAAGAAAGTCGGAAACCTTTCGGGAGGGGCGCGCAACCGGGTACACTTAGCTATGATGCTAAAAGAAGGAGCAAATGTACTGCTATTGGATGAACCAACGAATGATTTAGATGTGAATACCCTGCGGGCTTTAGAAGAAGCACTCGATAATTTTGCCGGATGTGCGGTTATTATCACGCACGACCGCTGGTTTCTAGATCGAATTGCCACGCACATTCTGGCCTTTGAAGGAGAATCGCAGGTATATTGGTTTGAGGGTAACTACTCTGATTACGAAGAAAACCGTCGGGAGCGTTTAGGAGATGCCCAACCTCAGCGCATCCGCTACAAAAACATTATTGGATAGAAAGATGACCGGAGACCGGCCGCTGTGGGACAGCCCCTGTGGAACAGAGACCAGAATTTAAAATTGATCATTGATGGAACCAACCAGCTAATGAATAATGAATAATGAGTAATGATTAACTCCCAACACCTGAACACTTCAAGCTTCTTAACCTGTGGACGATGGACTATCGACCGTGGACTAATAGCCAACTAGCCATTTAACAATTGAGCGCATGTAAGTTTTAGCTTCTTTTTTGTTTAGCTGAGAGAATAAATTTGGTCAAATTTACTTTGATAAAACAGTTGATAATGAAGAAGGTATTTATACTCTGGCTTTCGGGAATACTGGTGTTTGCGGCCACAGTTTTGTGGGCGGAGAAAATAGATTACTCCAAAATAGATCAGCACGCTCGCCAGGCTCCCGAGAAAATTCATACTGACTTAGATAAGTTAGTGAAGTACTTGAGCAAACCAGCAGCCAATGATTACGAAAGAGTACGATCATTTTATAGCTGGATAGCCGAAAATATTGCTTACGATGTACAATTGTTTAGAAGTTATCGTCCATCGCGCTATCAGCCACTAGCGCCTGCCGATGTTTTGAAGCGGCGTAAAGCGGTATGCCAAGGGTACGCTGAGCTTTTTCAGGAGATGTGCCGAAAAGTAGGTATCAAGAGCTACGTAGTAGGCGGATATAGTAAAGGGTTTGGCTATACTCCCAAAGCAAAATTTACCGTAGCCGACCATGCCTGGAACGTGGTACAGATAGCAGACAAGTGGTATTTGATTGATGTTACCTGGGGAAGTGGAGGACTCAATGATAGAATGAAGTTTGTTAAGCAATTTAACGAGCAGTATTTTCTGACTGATCCGAAAGTGTTTGTACTTAACCATTTGCCGCTGGCTCCCATGTGGCAGTTACTAGATTGCCCGGTTCCGGTTATGGTATACGCTCAGAGTGAAGAACAGATTAGGGCATACCTGAACGAACGTGGTAGTGAATGTCAGGACTATAGCCGTCAAATTGCTGATTTTGAGAGTAAAACGGAGCGTGATCAGGAGTTCTATGCGGCACAAATGGCTTATGATTTTAATCCAGATAACCCGGTGGTGCTGGCACGAGCTTACTTGAATGAAGCTAATCGGCTAATGAGTGATATTCCTCGGAAGCTTAGCTCTCGTGAGTCTATTCTGCAAGCTACCGAAACGCAAGAATCTGCCTTAGACTACCTGAAAAAAGCTGAAAAACTAGTAAAAACTGTAAAAGGTGATAGTGCCAATCAAGAAAAACAGCTAATAGCCAGTAATATCAAAACCAGTGAACAAAATCTTAAAGGGCTAAGAAATGCTATCAAATAGCTGTAAGGTCTAAACACTAATCAGAATAATGATTGCTTAGTGAGAAAAGATCATGCTAAGCTTGGGGATTGAATCAGTCGTAGAGGCGGTAGTAAGAAAAACAGCTACCGTATTAAATATCTCAGTTTTTCCATGATGATCTACTTGACTCAGACGATAGTAAGAAATTCCTTTTAAGGGCTGGGTGTCAGTATAAGAATATTCTGTAGGCTTTTGACTATTTCCCACACCCGGAATCGTAGCAATTTCTTCAAAGCGTACTCCATCCGCACTACGTTCAACATGAAAAAGATCGTTATTTAGTTCTGCGGCACTCTCCCAGTTCACAATCACGTTTGCTCCACGAGCCTGAGCGTAAAAGTAGCTCAGTACCGTTGCTAACTTAAAGACACCGGCAGTTGCAAAAGCATATAATTCAGCGTTGTTAATTTCTAGAGTATCTTTGCTCAAAATAGTAGCATTGCTAACATCTTTAGTGCCGTTGAATGTTGCTCGTTTCTCCCGATGAGTGGTACCAAATACATACAATCCTTTATCATTTATAAAGTCAGTACCGCCACTGGCATCGATGTTTCGTTTTACTACCAACTGACCCTTGTTATGGCCCGTAGTTCTTCCAGTAGCCGCATAATTTCCATCAATTATCAAAATCCCGCTATCGCCAACCGTTACCGAACCTCTTCCAGATAAAGTTAGATCTCCAGTGATCCACAGCGTATCGTGAATGATAAGGTGAGTTTTGCCCCTTACGGTTAAATTACCTACTCGGTTAATGTAGCCGTAGATTTCAACATATTTGTAGTTCAGGTCGGCTCCCGGGGTATCATCCATCTCGTCTTCAGATGCAGTCCATGAGGTATCATCATTCCAGCTTCCTTGTCCTGATGAGACGTAACCTTGGTTCTTACTGGCTTTTGCCAAAGATGAGGTAGAGGTGCCCACATTTAAGTATAAAAATACTACAGCACCGGCAATTACTGCCAAGGCAATACCAGTGGTGGCGTACACGAGCGTTTGTTTTCTCTTCAGCTTAACGGAAGGCTGATGCTTTAAACTACGTTTTCTTTTCATATTATGAATACAGATTAAAGTACGAGGTATACCTCCACTACATCATATAACCGAGGGTGAGTATACCAAATCTTCGGTATCAATTTGTTCGCCATCGCTCATTAGTGCGGCTCTTTCTACGAAAGAACGCAGTTCGCGAATATTTCCCGGCCAATCGTGGTTTAGCAGAGATTCTAAAGCCGCTCGGGTAAAGTGTTTGGGTTGAAGCTTGTTTCTTTGGCAGGTCTCAGCAAGAAAATGCTTAGCTAAGAGCAATGAATCATTTTCTCTATCACGCAGTGGCGGAAGGTGAATTAAGAAACCTTGCAAACGGTAATAAAGGTCTTCCCGGAATAACCCTTCTTTTACCCGCTCGGCCAAGTCCTTGTTTGTGGCCGCTAATACTCGTACATCCAGAGAAATCTCTTTATTGCTACCCACTCTAGAAACTTTCTTTTCCTGGAGCACCCGCAGTAATTTAGTTTGCAGACTAGCATCCATTTCACCAATCTCGTCTAGTAAAATAGTGCCTCCGTTAGCTTCTTCAAACTTACCAATTCGCCGACTATTGGCTCCGGTAAATGCCCCTTTTTCGTGACCAAATAACTCACTCTCAATAAGGTCTTCAGGAATTGCGGCAGCATTTACGGCCACAAAAGGTTTCTTTTTGCGGGGGGAATTATAGTGCATGGCACGAGCCACTACCTCTTTTCCAGTACCACTTTCACCTGTAATTAAGGCCAGTATATCGCTTTTTTCAGCTTTTTGTATAAGTTTTAATACTTTTAAGATAGCACTACTTTCACCAATAATTGTATCATAGCGGTGGCGGTCAATAATTTGCTCACGAAGGTTTTCAACTTCTTTGTGCAGCTCAATATGGCTCGTCAAGTTTTTGATACAAAGTGCTAACTCGGTCAAGGCGGTTTCATCCTTGATTACGTAGTACTTCGCCCCATTTTTGTAAGCCTCTACAGTCACTCGGACTTCTTCCTGTCCAGAGACCACTACCACAGAAATATGCTCGTTATAATTTCTGATTTGCTGAATAGTTTCCAGCCCTGACATACCGGGTAAATTATAGTCTACCGTAATAATATCGGGGTTTAGGTGGATGTTTTGGAAAAGCTCTTCACCACTTTGGAAACAGCTAACATCGTAGTTACCTTCTCTTTCCAAAAAAAGCTTTAATGCTTTGCTAAATACTGCATCATCTTCAACGCAGAAAATCTTAATCATTTGTCCCATTCAATAATTTATTAGCGGCACTTTTTTGCTTGAATAACCCGACTATTAGCAAGTTAAAGTACAGGTGTAAATCTGAGACTAAAGGTATAGTATTAGCTGGGGAATAAATGTTTGTTTATAGTTGGGAAAAGGTAGTGTAAGGTTTGGCAGGTATCCGATCAATATTCTTCAGAGGAAAATGAGCTATATCAATGTTGATGCTAAGGAAGAAGCTAGCGTTTACTGGGCTAATAAATATTAATGGGGTATTACATTTGATGAGGAAGAACAGTGGTTTAATGTACCGAAAGGGCTTTTCATGGACTAAAAGACCCAGTAGGTAACATCAAAATCATTGCTCAAATTTAAATGTTGATATGCAAAGGATAGATAATATCTAATTAGACTTGACAAAGTATAGGTTGAATTTTAGTAGATATAACCCCGTATTTCGTTAGCTTCTGGTAAAAGTAGATAGGCAATATCGGGTACCTTTAACTGTAGTATTATGATATTGCTGGTTAGGTAGGTTAATGTGAGGAGAAAAAAAGCAAGAGTAAAAATACTCTTGCTTACTCAAACTGAATAAATCAGTAAACTACATTTATACTTGATCGGCCTCATGTTTAAACTCCCGAATCTGGCTCAATGATCCTCGGATCAAGCCCAGTTGCTGATTTACTATTTCTTCAATATAGTTTGGCAATCGTCCGTCTAGTACCTCAGTATATTTCTGAATGGCGTGCTCTTCGCCTCGTTCACATTCGGTCAAAATGGCTTCATCATCATTACTACCAAACGATTTCTTAAAATCAATCCAAGTGCGATGTACTTTACTAGCAAGTGAATCTTGCACATCGGCTGAGTCGCGGTAATCTTTATGTAAGACTTCTTCTAACTCACCGCGGAATAGCGCACGTTGTTGCGATAAGCGATACAAAATTGTTTTAAGCTCTTCTGAATTAATATTTTCAGATGCTTCTTTGTATCCTTTCTCACCTTCTTGATTAATCTGGATAAGTTCGTGTAGTGAATCTATTATTTTTCGGTTACTCATAAAAAATTATATTTAAAAATGAAAAAATCTGGAAATACTGAAAAGTAAAAATTAAATTTCGCTGATAATTTTCTGCACTTCATCTTTAGTTTTGCCCAGCTTTTTCTGGATTTTTCCCACCAATTCATCTTCCTTACCGTCTCGGTAGGCAAGATCATCATCAGTAAGCGATCCGTATTCCTGCTTTAGTTTGCCTTTTTTCTCGTTCCAGTTGCCTTTTATCTTATAGTCATTCATAATACTAAATTTTATTTGTGACTAAGTAGGTGAAAGAACTGATCCAAACTTGAAAAAAAATAATAACATAATGATATTCAGTGTGTTGCATAAAATTCGTTTCGTGACTTTAATACTGACTGTAGAAGCTTATCCTCAAAATAGTATGCAGAATCCACAATCTTAAAGCAGTTCTGTAGTATTATTTTAAAACAATAATTATGACTATTATATAAATCAGTTATAATATTTTGATACATAGTGGAAAAATTAGTATCTTTAAAAAACAAAAAAAACTTACATTAGTACTGTTTAATAATATACTACCAGTTATGACTGATAATTTATGGAAGAAGCCTAAGCAAGAAGATAAATTTAGAATTCAGTTTCGCTGTAGTCGTCGGCCCGATGAGCATTCAGGACTAGCTGATTTTGAAGTGGATAAATATTACGTGGGTCGCACCTACAATGGCTTGTACGAAATAGCGCCTGAATGGGGGAGAGGTAAACCTTCTGTTCTGTTGCGGCAAAGATTATTTGATCGTTACTTTGAAATTGCACCAACTGTGAACCAATCGTAAATTGTGCAGATTCAGCAAATTAAAGAAATCTGTTTATACACAGATAACCTTGAAGCAACCCGGGTATTTTACAGCGAAACGCTCGGGTTTTCTATTATCAGTGAGGTAGCTAACCGACATATTTTTTTTCGGGTAGGCGAAGCGGTGCTATTATTTTTCAATCCTGAAATGACCAGAGAAGAAAAAACGCTGCCACCTCACTATGCTGTTGGACCTCAACACCTAGCCTTTCAGGTTGACTTATGTGATTACAAAGACTGGAAAGAGAAATTACAACAGAAGAAAGTGGAAATCATTCATGAGCAGTTCTGGAAAGAAGGTTTGTACTCTTTCTACTTCCGCGATCCGGTAGGAAATGTGCTAGAGATAGTGCCGCCTGGAATCTGGGAATGAAGCCGATGCTTAAAGTTAAACTACTTGGGCAAGCTGCTGAGCCGCTTTCACAATAAGACGGTTATTGCGGCGGTGGGTCAAACAGTTTTGAATGTAATCTACACTGTATCCAGTATTTCTACTGATAATTTCGTACTCTTCTTTGGCTAAAAGCTTTTTTATCTGGCGGATATTTTCCATATTTGTTCTTGTTATAAGTACAAGTTAATGCTTTTTTAAAGTGTTATCCAAGCATTTTATTCTTTTTGCAAGTATAATTTTTCGCAAATGGCTGATAATCAATACAAAATTTCCGTAAACGAACGCTTTTTTGAATGTATCCACATGCTTAAAAGCCGTAAAGAAATTAGCTCAGATCGAGAGTTTGCTCTAGCAATTGGCATTTCCCCGTCTAATTTGGGCGATATTAAAGCCAACCGCCGGTCGGTTACTATTGAGATTTTAAACCGGGCGTTAGATAAATTCAAAATCAATAGTGCTTACATTATATCGGGGTTGGGGCAGCCGTTTGTCAGCAAAGAGTCTGGGGATTTGCCTACCAAAACTAAGGAAGTAATCATGGTGGCCACCCAAGATACTAAGGGGAATACAACGGTACCGCTCATCAACCATAAAGCTGCCGCTAATTTTATGACGGGCTACCAAACCCAAGAATTTTTTGAGGAGCGGGAAAGTATTCTTTTGCCCGATTATATGATTAAAAATGGGCAGTGCTACGGAGTGCAAGTAAGCGGTGACAGTATGGAACCCACTATGATGGAGGATGATTGGGTAATTTGCCGACTGCTTGACAACAGTGCTTACCGCAATATTACTGACGGTGGCGTTTATGTTATTGTGTCGCAAGAC
This region of Tunicatimonas pelagia genomic DNA includes:
- a CDS encoding DUF349 domain-containing protein, yielding MDQATTPFGFIQDGKIYRNAFLEYPAREIGEVRESEASTIKYFEDRFTMAENKVAQLEQSVEESENKGSYLMKLIHMRESLAKFDALGEYTQLYERLDVIEEKLREIIAQNRIKNLEIKRALIAEAEPFEFSSDWQEATDQLKEVKGKWIKTGAVDEEYQEEIEGRFNEILDNFFQRRKKFFEERKQMMYDRMRRYREINNDLYQLLRAPDKQEARERAKELQAAWREVGKIPSFQYSKLFRNHKSLTNKIFRSDSYGGYQSRGGYDRGDGGYGRQGGYDQNRGGYDRSGGYSRPPRGDYGNRDYRGGDRHPGDRHSGDRYSSDRRGGDRYGNSRYGGQSSYMSPEEAMSRKKELISKAQDLIGKEEDNMFEKVKQLRMDWKQSGRISRERSIELTETFNYACEKALEINFLERLVANRNPDYLYLNTAEQLQQKIPLLSNLISRDEEELARSKAENQHLLNSQDTRNFSEDDRRAAGRLRSQMRKLQVKKELLDELQSNLDKYL
- the ettA gene encoding energy-dependent translational throttle protein EttA, whose amino-acid sequence is MSDEKIIFSMAGVTKTYPPQKQVLKNIYLSFFYGAKIGVLGLNGAGKSSLLRIIAGIDQEYQGEVVFSPGYSVGMLEQEPVFDPEKTVKQVVEEGVAETVNLLKEFEAINEKFADPAVLEDPDAMQKLIDQQAVVQEKLDHVNAWELDNKLNQAMDALRTPPEDAVVKNLSGGEKRRVALCRLLLQQPDVLLLDEPTNHLDAESVHWLEQHLRQYSGTVIAVTHDRYFLDNVAGWILELDRGEGIPWKGNYSSWLEQKQKRLAEEEKSASKRQKTLERELEWIRMTPKGRHAKAKARLNAYDKLLSEEGQEKEQRLELYIPSGPRLGNKVIEAEGLAKAYGEKVLFENLTFSLPPAGIVGVIGPNGAGKTSLFKLITQQAEPDQGELEVGSSVKLAYVDQEHDQLEPNKTVWQVISDGNELIELGGRQMNSRAYVSRFNFSGSDQEKKVGNLSGGARNRVHLAMMLKEGANVLLLDEPTNDLDVNTLRALEEALDNFAGCAVIITHDRWFLDRIATHILAFEGESQVYWFEGNYSDYEENRRERLGDAQPQRIRYKNIIG
- a CDS encoding transglutaminase domain-containing protein; protein product: MKKVFILWLSGILVFAATVLWAEKIDYSKIDQHARQAPEKIHTDLDKLVKYLSKPAANDYERVRSFYSWIAENIAYDVQLFRSYRPSRYQPLAPADVLKRRKAVCQGYAELFQEMCRKVGIKSYVVGGYSKGFGYTPKAKFTVADHAWNVVQIADKWYLIDVTWGSGGLNDRMKFVKQFNEQYFLTDPKVFVLNHLPLAPMWQLLDCPVPVMVYAQSEEQIRAYLNERGSECQDYSRQIADFESKTERDQEFYAAQMAYDFNPDNPVVLARAYLNEANRLMSDIPRKLSSRESILQATETQESALDYLKKAEKLVKTVKGDSANQEKQLIASNIKTSEQNLKGLRNAIK
- a CDS encoding sigma-54-dependent transcriptional regulator: MIKIFCVEDDAVFSKALKLFLEREGNYDVSCFQSGEELFQNIHLNPDIITVDYNLPGMSGLETIQQIRNYNEHISVVVVSGQEEVRVTVEAYKNGAKYYVIKDETALTELALCIKNLTSHIELHKEVENLREQIIDRHRYDTIIGESSAILKVLKLIQKAEKSDILALITGESGTGKEVVARAMHYNSPRKKKPFVAVNAAAIPEDLIESELFGHEKGAFTGANSRRIGKFEEANGGTILLDEIGEMDASLQTKLLRVLQEKKVSRVGSNKEISLDVRVLAATNKDLAERVKEGLFREDLYYRLQGFLIHLPPLRDRENDSLLLAKHFLAETCQRNKLQPKHFTRAALESLLNHDWPGNIRELRSFVERAALMSDGEQIDTEDLVYSPSVI
- a CDS encoding ferritin-like domain-containing protein — protein: MSNRKIIDSLHELIQINQEGEKGYKEASENINSEELKTILYRLSQQRALFRGELEEVLHKDYRDSADVQDSLASKVHRTWIDFKKSFGSNDDEAILTECERGEEHAIQKYTEVLDGRLPNYIEEIVNQQLGLIRGSLSQIREFKHEADQV
- a CDS encoding CsbD family protein, with amino-acid sequence MNDYKIKGNWNEKKGKLKQEYGSLTDDDLAYRDGKEDELVGKIQKKLGKTKDEVQKIISEI
- a CDS encoding VOC family protein, producing the protein MQIQQIKEICLYTDNLEATRVFYSETLGFSIISEVANRHIFFRVGEAVLLFFNPEMTREEKTLPPHYAVGPQHLAFQVDLCDYKDWKEKLQQKKVEIIHEQFWKEGLYSFYFRDPVGNVLEIVPPGIWE
- a CDS encoding S24 family peptidase; its protein translation is MADNQYKISVNERFFECIHMLKSRKEISSDREFALAIGISPSNLGDIKANRRSVTIEILNRALDKFKINSAYIISGLGQPFVSKESGDLPTKTKEVIMVATQDTKGNTTVPLINHKAAANFMTGYQTQEFFEERESILLPDYMIKNGQCYGVQVSGDSMEPTMMEDDWVICRLLDNSAYRNITDGGVYVIVSQDRGIQIKRIRNRLHQYGYIRCLSDNPKHAPFDIPEEELLQIWKVEWHLRSYLPEPKLEIDDIQEKLDQMAEMLRLQNQVNGSSDLSQN